Genomic window (Chondrocystis sp. NIES-4102):
ACAGGTAAAGAGTAATCCCACAAGGGGACAATGAGAGTAACGAGCCTGAAGTAACTAAAAGCTACCCTAAAGGATTAGCTGCGCGTCATAGCTAATAGCTAAAAACTAACAGTTATCATTTTTATAAGTTATTGTGCTGATCGCTACTTATGAATCGCAAATTTATTTTTAGTTTGTTTAGTGGTAGTTTGAGTTTATTATGTCTGGCATCTTCAGTTAAAGCTGAAACTGTTTTAGCTAAAATTGAACGCACAGGGGTATTAAGGGTGGCTATTAGGGAAGATTCTGCACCCTTTGGTTATTTGGATGCTAATGATGATTTGAAAGGGTATTGTTTGGATTTTTTCGCGCTGTTGAGAGAGCAGTTAAATGATAATTTGGAACGTGATACTCTAAGTATTAAATTGTTTAAATCTACTCCTGCTAACCGTTTTGATTTAGTAGAAAATAATACAGTTGATCTAGAATGTGGGCCTAATACTATTCGTTCAAATATTCCACCTAATACTATTTTTTCCCAGGGTTTTTTGTCTACAGGTACACAATTTTTAGTTAAAAATAAGAATAGTCTTTTATTTGATCTTTCACTAGCATTAAAAGATCTACCTATCGGCGTAATTGGTAATACTACCACAGAACAACTTATCAGAGATCGCTATCCATCAGCAGTAATTCAAAGATACAGTGGAGTGACTGGTAGAACTAGGGGAGTACAAGCGGTAGTACAAGATAAAATTATCGCTATGGGTAGTGATGGAATTTTATTGCAAGCGGAAGCGCAACGACAGGGTTTATCGTCTACGGAATATTCTTTAATACCAAATACTCCCTTAACCTGCGATCGCTATGGAATGATTATTAGAAATAATGATCCTCAATGGCAGGAGTTTATTAATTCTGTAATTAGTAGTCCTCAAGCAGCTAACTTAGCTAATATTTGGTTTGGGGATTTATTTAATGTTAATATAAATTCCTTAGATTCTTGTAGAAGTAATTAAAGTTTACAGGCTTTCTTTTAATAACCAGAAGGCTGTATAAGTCATACCTGAATTGTCTGGTTGAATTAATAAAAAATGTAATCCTTTGGCTGCTTGTTTCTTTTGTTCATAACTATTAGCAATTGTAGCAGCTTGGGGTGATTCAAAGGTATTAAACACCCAGCGATCAACTAAACCCGTTTCTAGGATAAAACCACCAGACTGACCTACTTCTGTAGGTATATAATTAATAGAATCAGGTATTTTATTTTCAATCCAACGGGCAAGCTGCATTGATTTCCTACCGCCATAAATTATAATTCCAGGAATAAATATATCTGAGGCAATTCCTAAGTTAATAGGCAGAAATTCATTAGGTAAACTACAAATTGGTAGAGGGCGATCGCGAAATAATTCTACAATTTGTCCCGCTATTATATTAGCTATTTGCCATTCTTCTCCCCAAAGGTTTTCTGGTAGGGGTTGGGGTGGTGGTTTATCTAAGGCTAAAGGGTTGTAGTTAGGAAACTGCTGTTGATATCTATCCTTTAAAACTTTTTTTAATACTTCTGTATTTCTTTTCGCTTCAATTTTTATTCCCAATTTTTCCCCCACAATAGTTAATATACCTTCCACTTGCGGACGAAAAAACTGTATTTTAGTTGGTAATTTTCCCTGGGCTGCTATTATTATTTGTTGCTCTACCCATGCTGCATTAGCCTCTTTTGCGCTACATTGGGCAGTATATTTAGGCTGCTTACTCGAGTTTTCTACATTATGATTATTATTATTAAGTTCACAAATTACTAATTCCCATTGTGTAGCTGCTGATGGTAAATAATAAAAATCAGCTTGCCAAATATCCATATAACCTATTACCTAATTATCTATTATTTGCTCTTGCGATCGCTTGTAGCTTCTGATAATTTATTTTACCTTGTGGGTTACGGGGAAGTTTATTTAGTTTGATCCAATTTTTTGGTTGTTTGTATTTTGCTAGTTGTGATTTTATCTGAGTTTTAATTATATTTATATCAGGGTTTGATTCTAAAGGAACATAAATTGCTGTAACTGTTTGTCCCCAATATTTATTTTCCACCCCTATAATACAGACTTCTTTGACTAATTTTGTGGCTAAAATTACTGCTTCTACTTCTCTTGGGAAAACATTCTCTCCCCCTGTAATTATTTTGTGACTATTACGACCAATTATATATACATAACCAGCACAATCAATATATCCCAAATCATCGGTAATAAATTGTTGTTTACCCTTATTTAAATCTGGATAATATCCCAAAAAAAGAGAATTAGACTCTATTTTAATTATACCGATAGGCTGATCAGCAACAAAATCATTGTTGGGTTCAATTTCTATTTTTGCATGGGGTAAAACTTGACCACTACTATCATTACCAGCTAAAAAATCATGGGGTTTTAGGGTAACTATTTGAGATGCGGTTTCTGTCATTCCATAACTAATAGCTAGGGGTAAATGATATTCTCTGGCTAAATTTAAAAGCGATCGCTCTGCTGGCGCACCACCTATTAATATGGTTTTAAATTGTTTTAACCAGTCTGGACTTTGTTGTATTATTTGGTTTAATTGGGTGGGTACTAAAGAGATAAAGCAGTCAGTATATTGAGGATTTATTTGCTGATTCTTTATTAAACTGTATGGGCAAATAATTAGCTTTCCTTGGGTAATAAAAGAACGAACAAACTGCATCAAACCACTAACATGATAAAGTGGTAAGCTACAAAAACAATTAATTTTATCACAATCAAAATAAGCTTGAAATCCCCTAACTGATGCTGTTAAAGTTGACCAATTATGTATGGCAAATTTAATTTTTCCAGAAGTGCCACCAGTGGGAATCATAATTAATGATTGTCTATCTATATTAACTATATTAGATGTAATTGCTACTTTTTCTACTAAATTGTCGATAGAGCGATCGCGAAATATAGCATCTGGTTTAATTATATTTAATGCTTCTTGCCATTCTTTTGCTTGCCAGTTGGGATTAGCAAGAAATATATCCACCTGCGCTGTAATTGCTGCGATTAAAGTAGCTAAAAATTGAATTGGATCTGCTGCTGCTATAACTATTTTTATTTTTCTATCAGATGATTTTTTAATTATTAGTATATTTTCTAAATGTCTTAAAGTTAATTGATATAACTGCTGGCTAATATTTTGAGGCTTAATTGTTATGGCATCATTATTTTGTGCCTGATAATACCATAACCAATTTTCTTCTGTGCAAAGTTTCAGATGTGCCAACAGCATTTACTAATAATGTTATTAAATGAACAGATAATAGATACCAAAAAAAGTATTTAATTGAATCATCTAGATAGATAGAAATACCGATTTATTCAAATTTTATAGTCACAAGTTTCTGTATAAAAACTAATGGCAACGTCAGAAACATAACCGAAAATTAAAATAACTAAACTTAGTTATAAACTTGATATCTATGACAATATTTGAGCGAGCAACTATCTTTTCTAGTGTGTTTGTCTTTATCCTTTTTGGAATTGTAGGTTTAAAATATTACCATTCCCTAGAAGGCAAAAAACAAGCCAGCACAACATCTATTAAAGCTGAACTTCAGCAAAAATAATAATTAATAATTACCTCAAGATATAGCAATACTAAATAATTAAGTTTTTAGCTAATAAATACTATCTACTATCTATTGGTTATATCTTATCCTTTAGGACTAGCTTTTAGCTTTTAGCTGGTAATACCTACTACCTACTACCTACTACCCTATTCCTGACTCCTATCTATTTAAAACGTAACCACACTACGAATAGATTCCCCTTTGTGCATCAAATCAAAAGCATCGTTAATTTGC
Coding sequences:
- a CDS encoding extracellular solute-binding protein, with protein sequence MNRKFIFSLFSGSLSLLCLASSVKAETVLAKIERTGVLRVAIREDSAPFGYLDANDDLKGYCLDFFALLREQLNDNLERDTLSIKLFKSTPANRFDLVENNTVDLECGPNTIRSNIPPNTIFSQGFLSTGTQFLVKNKNSLLFDLSLALKDLPIGVIGNTTTEQLIRDRYPSAVIQRYSGVTGRTRGVQAVVQDKIIAMGSDGILLQAEAQRQGLSSTEYSLIPNTPLTCDRYGMIIRNNDPQWQEFINSVISSPQAANLANIWFGDLFNVNINSLDSCRSN
- a CDS encoding AMP-dependent synthetase and ligase translates to MLLAHLKLCTEENWLWYYQAQNNDAITIKPQNISQQLYQLTLRHLENILIIKKSSDRKIKIVIAAADPIQFLATLIAAITAQVDIFLANPNWQAKEWQEALNIIKPDAIFRDRSIDNLVEKVAITSNIVNIDRQSLIMIPTGGTSGKIKFAIHNWSTLTASVRGFQAYFDCDKINCFCSLPLYHVSGLMQFVRSFITQGKLIICPYSLIKNQQINPQYTDCFISLVPTQLNQIIQQSPDWLKQFKTILIGGAPAERSLLNLAREYHLPLAISYGMTETASQIVTLKPHDFLAGNDSSGQVLPHAKIEIEPNNDFVADQPIGIIKIESNSLFLGYYPDLNKGKQQFITDDLGYIDCAGYVYIIGRNSHKIITGGENVFPREVEAVILATKLVKEVCIIGVENKYWGQTVTAIYVPLESNPDINIIKTQIKSQLAKYKQPKNWIKLNKLPRNPQGKINYQKLQAIARANNR